A genomic window from Macaca thibetana thibetana isolate TM-01 chromosome 16, ASM2454274v1, whole genome shotgun sequence includes:
- the RNF112 gene encoding RING finger protein 112 isoform X3: MGNSGNSWSHTPFPKLELGLGPRPMAPRELPTCSICLERLREPISLECGHDFCIRCFSTHRVPGCEPPCCPECRKICKQKRGLRSLGEKMKLLPQRPLPPALQETCPVRAEPLLLVRVNASGGLILRMGAINRCLKHPLARDTPVCLLAVLGEQHSGKSFLLNHLLQGLPGLESGEGGWPRGGEASLQGCRWGANGLARGIWMWSHPFLLGKEGKKVAVFLVDTGDAMSPELSRETRIKLCALTTMLSSYQILNTCQELKDTDLDYLEMFVHVAEVMGKHYGMVPIQHLDLLVRDSSHPNKAGQGHVGNIFQRLSGRYPKVQELLQGKRARCCLLPAPGRRWMNQGHASPGDTDDDFCHLLGAYVSDVLSAAPQHAKSRCQGYWNEGRAVARGDRRLLTGQQLAQEIKNLSGWMGRTGPGFTSPDEMAAQLHDLRKVEAAKREFEEYVRQQDIATKRIFSALRVLPDTMRNLLSTQKDAILARHGVALLCKGRDQTLEALEAELQATAKAFMDSYTMRFCGHLAAVGGAVGAGLMGLAGGVVGAGMAAAALAAEAGMVAAGAAVGATGAAVVGGGVGAGLAATVGCMEKEEDERVLEGDREPLLQEE, encoded by the exons ATGGGAAACAGCGGCAACAGTTG GTCCCACACACCTTTCCCCAAGTTGGAGCTGGGTCTGGGGCCCCGGCCCATGGCACCCCGGGAGCTCCCCACCTGCTCCATCTGCCTGGAGAGGTTGCGCGAGCCCATCTCGCTAGAATGTGGCCACGACTTCTGCATACGGTGCTTCAGCACGCACCGTGTCCCGGGCTGTGAGCCGCCCTGCTGCCCTGAGTGCCGGAAGATATGCAAGCAGAAGAGGGGCCTCCGGAGCCTGGGCGAGAAGATGAAGCTCCTGCCGCAGCGGCCGCTGCCCCCTGCGCTGCAG GAGACCTGTCCTGTGAGGGCGGAGCCGCTGCTGCTGGTTCGCGTCAATGCGTCTGGGGGCCTCATCCTTAGGATGGGGGCCATCAACCGCTGCCTGAAGCACCCCCTGGCCAGGGACACCCCGGTCTGCCTCCTCGCTGTCCTGGGGGAGCAGCACTCAGGGAAGTCCTTCCTCCTCAACCACTTGCTTCAGGGCTTGCCGGGCCTG GAGTCTGGTGAGGGCGGCTGGCCGAGAGGAGGAGAAGCGTCCTTGCAGGGGTGTAGGTGGGGTGCCAATGGCCTTGCCAGAGGCATATGGATGTGGAGCCACCCCTTCTTGctggggaaagaagggaagaag GTGGCGGTGTTCCTGGTGGATACAGGGGATGCCATGAGCCCTGAGCTGAGCAGGGAAACAAGGATCAAGCTCTGTGCTCTCACCACGATGCTGAGCTCCTACCAG ATCCTCAACACCTGCCAGGAGCTGAAGGATACAGACCTGGACTATCTGGAG ATGTTTGTCCACGTGGCCGAGGTGATGGGCAAGCATTATGGGATGGTGCCCATCCAG CATCTGGACCTCTTAGTTCGTGACTCGTCCCACCCCAACAAGGCAGGGCAGGGGCATGTAGGCAACATCTTCCAG AGATTGTCTGGCAGATACCCCAAAGTGCAGGAGCTGCTGCAAGGGAAGCGAGCCCGCTGCTGCCTCTTGCCTGCCCCAGGGAGGCGGTGGATGAACCAAGGCCATGCAAGCCCTGGTG ACACAGATGATGACTTCTGCCACCTTCTGGGGGCCTACGTCTCAGATGTGCTGAGCGCGGCCCCTCAGCACGCTAAGAGCCGCTGCCAGGGGTACTGGAACGAGGGGCGCGCCGTGGCCAGAGGGGACAGACGCCTGCTCACGGGGCAGCAGCTAGCTCAGGAAATCAAG AACCTCTCAGGATGGATGGGGAGGACAGGGCCCGGTTTCACCTCTCCGGATGAG ATGGCTGCTCAGCTGCACGACCTGAGGaaggtggaagctgccaagagGGAGTTCGAGGAGTACGTGAGGCAGCAG GACATAGCCACCAAGCGCATATTCTCTGCGCTGCGGGTCCTGCCAGACACCATGCGGAACCTCCTCTCCACCCAGAAAGATGCCATTCTGGCCCGCCATGGTGTGGCCTTACTCTGCAAGGGGAGAGATCAGACCTTGGAGGCACTGGAAGCTGAGCTGCAGGCCACGGCCAAGGCCTTCATGGACTCCTACACGATGCGCTTCTGTGGCCACCTGGCTGCTGTGGGGGGTGCTGTGGGGGCTGGGCTCATGGGTCTGGCAGGGGGTGTGGTGGGTGCTGGCATGGCAGCAGCTGCACTGGCTGCAGAGGCCGGGATGGTGGCTGCTGGAGCTGCCGTGGGCGCCACAGGGGCCGCCGTGGTTGGGGGTGGTGTGGGCGCTGGGTTGGCTGCCACAGTGGGCTgcatggagaaggaggaggatgagAGGGTGCTGGAAGGGGACCGAGAGCCCCTTCTCCAGGAAGAGTAA
- the RNF112 gene encoding RING finger protein 112 isoform X1 yields MPRPALSVTSFCHRLGKRERKQSFMGNSGNSWSHTPFPKLELGLGPRPMAPRELPTCSICLERLREPISLECGHDFCIRCFSTHRVPGCEPPCCPECRKICKQKRGLRSLGEKMKLLPQRPLPPALQETCPVRAEPLLLVRVNASGGLILRMGAINRCLKHPLARDTPVCLLAVLGEQHSGKSFLLNHLLQGLPGLESGEGGWPRGGEASLQGCRWGANGLARGIWMWSHPFLLGKEGKKVAVFLVDTGDAMSPELSRETRIKLCALTTMLSSYQILNTCQELKDTDLDYLEMFVHVAEVMGKHYGMVPIQHLDLLVRDSSHPNKAGQGHVGNIFQRLSGRYPKVQELLQGKRARCCLLPAPGRRWMNQGHASPGDTDDDFCHLLGAYVSDVLSAAPQHAKSRCQGYWNEGRAVARGDRRLLTGQQLAQEIKNLSGWMGRTGPGFTSPDEMAAQLHDLRKVEAAKREFEEYVRQQDIATKRIFSALRVLPDTMRNLLSTQKDAILARHGVALLCKGRDQTLEALEAELQATAKAFMDSYTMRFCGHLAAVGGAVGAGLMGLAGGVVGAGMAAAALAAEAGMVAAGAAVGATGAAVVGGGVGAGLAATVGCMEKEEDERVLEGDREPLLQEE; encoded by the exons atgCCGAGGCCCGCCTTGTCAGTCACTTCCTTTTGTCATCGGCTTGGCAAACGG gaGAGGAAACAGAGCTTCATGGGAAACAGCGGCAACAGTTG GTCCCACACACCTTTCCCCAAGTTGGAGCTGGGTCTGGGGCCCCGGCCCATGGCACCCCGGGAGCTCCCCACCTGCTCCATCTGCCTGGAGAGGTTGCGCGAGCCCATCTCGCTAGAATGTGGCCACGACTTCTGCATACGGTGCTTCAGCACGCACCGTGTCCCGGGCTGTGAGCCGCCCTGCTGCCCTGAGTGCCGGAAGATATGCAAGCAGAAGAGGGGCCTCCGGAGCCTGGGCGAGAAGATGAAGCTCCTGCCGCAGCGGCCGCTGCCCCCTGCGCTGCAG GAGACCTGTCCTGTGAGGGCGGAGCCGCTGCTGCTGGTTCGCGTCAATGCGTCTGGGGGCCTCATCCTTAGGATGGGGGCCATCAACCGCTGCCTGAAGCACCCCCTGGCCAGGGACACCCCGGTCTGCCTCCTCGCTGTCCTGGGGGAGCAGCACTCAGGGAAGTCCTTCCTCCTCAACCACTTGCTTCAGGGCTTGCCGGGCCTG GAGTCTGGTGAGGGCGGCTGGCCGAGAGGAGGAGAAGCGTCCTTGCAGGGGTGTAGGTGGGGTGCCAATGGCCTTGCCAGAGGCATATGGATGTGGAGCCACCCCTTCTTGctggggaaagaagggaagaag GTGGCGGTGTTCCTGGTGGATACAGGGGATGCCATGAGCCCTGAGCTGAGCAGGGAAACAAGGATCAAGCTCTGTGCTCTCACCACGATGCTGAGCTCCTACCAG ATCCTCAACACCTGCCAGGAGCTGAAGGATACAGACCTGGACTATCTGGAG ATGTTTGTCCACGTGGCCGAGGTGATGGGCAAGCATTATGGGATGGTGCCCATCCAG CATCTGGACCTCTTAGTTCGTGACTCGTCCCACCCCAACAAGGCAGGGCAGGGGCATGTAGGCAACATCTTCCAG AGATTGTCTGGCAGATACCCCAAAGTGCAGGAGCTGCTGCAAGGGAAGCGAGCCCGCTGCTGCCTCTTGCCTGCCCCAGGGAGGCGGTGGATGAACCAAGGCCATGCAAGCCCTGGTG ACACAGATGATGACTTCTGCCACCTTCTGGGGGCCTACGTCTCAGATGTGCTGAGCGCGGCCCCTCAGCACGCTAAGAGCCGCTGCCAGGGGTACTGGAACGAGGGGCGCGCCGTGGCCAGAGGGGACAGACGCCTGCTCACGGGGCAGCAGCTAGCTCAGGAAATCAAG AACCTCTCAGGATGGATGGGGAGGACAGGGCCCGGTTTCACCTCTCCGGATGAG ATGGCTGCTCAGCTGCACGACCTGAGGaaggtggaagctgccaagagGGAGTTCGAGGAGTACGTGAGGCAGCAG GACATAGCCACCAAGCGCATATTCTCTGCGCTGCGGGTCCTGCCAGACACCATGCGGAACCTCCTCTCCACCCAGAAAGATGCCATTCTGGCCCGCCATGGTGTGGCCTTACTCTGCAAGGGGAGAGATCAGACCTTGGAGGCACTGGAAGCTGAGCTGCAGGCCACGGCCAAGGCCTTCATGGACTCCTACACGATGCGCTTCTGTGGCCACCTGGCTGCTGTGGGGGGTGCTGTGGGGGCTGGGCTCATGGGTCTGGCAGGGGGTGTGGTGGGTGCTGGCATGGCAGCAGCTGCACTGGCTGCAGAGGCCGGGATGGTGGCTGCTGGAGCTGCCGTGGGCGCCACAGGGGCCGCCGTGGTTGGGGGTGGTGTGGGCGCTGGGTTGGCTGCCACAGTGGGCTgcatggagaaggaggaggatgagAGGGTGCTGGAAGGGGACCGAGAGCCCCTTCTCCAGGAAGAGTAA
- the RNF112 gene encoding RING finger protein 112 isoform X2 produces MPRPALSVTSFCHRLGKRERKQSFMGNSGNSWSHTPFPKLELGLGPRPMAPRELPTCSICLERLREPISLECGHDFCIRCFSTHRVPGCEPPCCPECRKICKQKRGLRSLGEKMKLLPQRPLPPALQTCPVRAEPLLLVRVNASGGLILRMGAINRCLKHPLARDTPVCLLAVLGEQHSGKSFLLNHLLQGLPGLESGEGGWPRGGEASLQGCRWGANGLARGIWMWSHPFLLGKEGKKVAVFLVDTGDAMSPELSRETRIKLCALTTMLSSYQILNTCQELKDTDLDYLEMFVHVAEVMGKHYGMVPIQHLDLLVRDSSHPNKAGQGHVGNIFQRLSGRYPKVQELLQGKRARCCLLPAPGRRWMNQGHASPGDTDDDFCHLLGAYVSDVLSAAPQHAKSRCQGYWNEGRAVARGDRRLLTGQQLAQEIKNLSGWMGRTGPGFTSPDEMAAQLHDLRKVEAAKREFEEYVRQQDIATKRIFSALRVLPDTMRNLLSTQKDAILARHGVALLCKGRDQTLEALEAELQATAKAFMDSYTMRFCGHLAAVGGAVGAGLMGLAGGVVGAGMAAAALAAEAGMVAAGAAVGATGAAVVGGGVGAGLAATVGCMEKEEDERVLEGDREPLLQEE; encoded by the exons atgCCGAGGCCCGCCTTGTCAGTCACTTCCTTTTGTCATCGGCTTGGCAAACGG gaGAGGAAACAGAGCTTCATGGGAAACAGCGGCAACAGTTG GTCCCACACACCTTTCCCCAAGTTGGAGCTGGGTCTGGGGCCCCGGCCCATGGCACCCCGGGAGCTCCCCACCTGCTCCATCTGCCTGGAGAGGTTGCGCGAGCCCATCTCGCTAGAATGTGGCCACGACTTCTGCATACGGTGCTTCAGCACGCACCGTGTCCCGGGCTGTGAGCCGCCCTGCTGCCCTGAGTGCCGGAAGATATGCAAGCAGAAGAGGGGCCTCCGGAGCCTGGGCGAGAAGATGAAGCTCCTGCCGCAGCGGCCGCTGCCCCCTGCGCTGCAG ACCTGTCCTGTGAGGGCGGAGCCGCTGCTGCTGGTTCGCGTCAATGCGTCTGGGGGCCTCATCCTTAGGATGGGGGCCATCAACCGCTGCCTGAAGCACCCCCTGGCCAGGGACACCCCGGTCTGCCTCCTCGCTGTCCTGGGGGAGCAGCACTCAGGGAAGTCCTTCCTCCTCAACCACTTGCTTCAGGGCTTGCCGGGCCTG GAGTCTGGTGAGGGCGGCTGGCCGAGAGGAGGAGAAGCGTCCTTGCAGGGGTGTAGGTGGGGTGCCAATGGCCTTGCCAGAGGCATATGGATGTGGAGCCACCCCTTCTTGctggggaaagaagggaagaag GTGGCGGTGTTCCTGGTGGATACAGGGGATGCCATGAGCCCTGAGCTGAGCAGGGAAACAAGGATCAAGCTCTGTGCTCTCACCACGATGCTGAGCTCCTACCAG ATCCTCAACACCTGCCAGGAGCTGAAGGATACAGACCTGGACTATCTGGAG ATGTTTGTCCACGTGGCCGAGGTGATGGGCAAGCATTATGGGATGGTGCCCATCCAG CATCTGGACCTCTTAGTTCGTGACTCGTCCCACCCCAACAAGGCAGGGCAGGGGCATGTAGGCAACATCTTCCAG AGATTGTCTGGCAGATACCCCAAAGTGCAGGAGCTGCTGCAAGGGAAGCGAGCCCGCTGCTGCCTCTTGCCTGCCCCAGGGAGGCGGTGGATGAACCAAGGCCATGCAAGCCCTGGTG ACACAGATGATGACTTCTGCCACCTTCTGGGGGCCTACGTCTCAGATGTGCTGAGCGCGGCCCCTCAGCACGCTAAGAGCCGCTGCCAGGGGTACTGGAACGAGGGGCGCGCCGTGGCCAGAGGGGACAGACGCCTGCTCACGGGGCAGCAGCTAGCTCAGGAAATCAAG AACCTCTCAGGATGGATGGGGAGGACAGGGCCCGGTTTCACCTCTCCGGATGAG ATGGCTGCTCAGCTGCACGACCTGAGGaaggtggaagctgccaagagGGAGTTCGAGGAGTACGTGAGGCAGCAG GACATAGCCACCAAGCGCATATTCTCTGCGCTGCGGGTCCTGCCAGACACCATGCGGAACCTCCTCTCCACCCAGAAAGATGCCATTCTGGCCCGCCATGGTGTGGCCTTACTCTGCAAGGGGAGAGATCAGACCTTGGAGGCACTGGAAGCTGAGCTGCAGGCCACGGCCAAGGCCTTCATGGACTCCTACACGATGCGCTTCTGTGGCCACCTGGCTGCTGTGGGGGGTGCTGTGGGGGCTGGGCTCATGGGTCTGGCAGGGGGTGTGGTGGGTGCTGGCATGGCAGCAGCTGCACTGGCTGCAGAGGCCGGGATGGTGGCTGCTGGAGCTGCCGTGGGCGCCACAGGGGCCGCCGTGGTTGGGGGTGGTGTGGGCGCTGGGTTGGCTGCCACAGTGGGCTgcatggagaaggaggaggatgagAGGGTGCTGGAAGGGGACCGAGAGCCCCTTCTCCAGGAAGAGTAA